In Mucilaginibacter celer, one DNA window encodes the following:
- a CDS encoding dienelactone hydrolase family protein, with product MSQIKKEDLSQDVFDLYDDYAHNRLDRRAFMQKLSLYAVGGLTVPALMSFLMPDYKNNIQVGADDPRLKSGYINYASPKGGGTIKGLLSKPTDAKRKLGGIIVVHENRGLNSYIEDVGRRAALAGFVSLAPDALTPLGGYPGNDDKGRELQAQRNKGEMEEDFIAAFNYLKNHEDCSGKVGVVGFCFGGGIANTMAVRVPELAAAVPFYGAQPAAADVPKINAPLMLHYASLDTRITDGWPAYEAALKANGKKYQAFIYENVNHGFHNDTTPRYDKTVAELAWKRTIDFFTEQLA from the coding sequence ATGAGCCAGATAAAAAAAGAAGATCTCAGCCAGGACGTATTCGATCTGTATGACGATTATGCACACAACCGGTTGGACCGCCGCGCATTTATGCAAAAGTTATCGCTGTATGCTGTTGGCGGCTTAACTGTGCCCGCGTTGATGAGTTTTTTGATGCCCGATTATAAAAACAACATCCAGGTTGGGGCCGATGATCCTCGCTTAAAATCGGGTTATATCAATTATGCATCGCCAAAAGGTGGAGGTACTATTAAAGGTTTACTATCAAAGCCGACAGATGCAAAAAGGAAATTAGGTGGTATAATAGTGGTTCACGAAAACCGGGGATTAAACTCATATATTGAAGATGTTGGCCGCCGCGCCGCCCTGGCCGGCTTTGTTTCTTTAGCACCCGATGCCTTAACACCGCTGGGTGGCTACCCCGGAAATGACGACAAAGGCCGCGAACTGCAAGCCCAAAGAAATAAAGGCGAAATGGAAGAAGACTTCATAGCCGCCTTTAACTACCTTAAAAACCATGAGGATTGTAGCGGTAAAGTTGGCGTTGTTGGCTTTTGCTTTGGTGGCGGCATAGCCAATACCATGGCTGTCCGGGTACCCGAACTTGCCGCAGCCGTTCCTTTTTACGGCGCCCAGCCGGCTGCTGCCGATGTTCCTAAGATTAATGCACCGCTGATGCTGCATTATGCCTCGCTTGATACCCGCATTACCGATGGCTGGCCGGCTTACGAGGCCGCCTTGAAAGCCAACGGCAAAAAATACCAGGCTTTTATTTACGAAAACGTGAACCACGGTTTCCATAACGATACCACTCCCCGTTATGATAAAACAGTGGCCGAACTGGCCTGGAAACGAACTATTGATTTTTTTACTGAGCAGCTGGCTTAG
- a CDS encoding DUF1349 domain-containing protein — MKKHLLTFALLLSTMLSYSQTMKWFNKPKAWKGNAKQLTMTVDPNTDYWRVTHYGFIRDSGPFYYEDVIGDFEASVKVTGNYQELFHQAGLMVRIDYKNWIKTGIEYVDGVQNVSAVVTREVSDWSVVPRTDSPKSVWLKLLRKGDYVQIQYSFDNKDFKMLRLAYFPPKVKAQIGVVAAAPGKKSFDVVFDDFVVKPVK, encoded by the coding sequence ATGAAAAAACATCTATTAACATTTGCCCTGCTGCTAAGCACCATGCTGAGCTATAGCCAAACTATGAAATGGTTTAACAAACCAAAGGCATGGAAAGGTAACGCCAAACAGCTTACCATGACGGTTGATCCCAATACCGATTACTGGCGTGTTACCCATTACGGCTTTATTCGCGATTCGGGACCATTTTATTATGAGGATGTTATCGGCGATTTTGAGGCATCGGTAAAAGTTACCGGCAACTACCAGGAACTTTTTCACCAGGCCGGCCTGATGGTGCGTATCGATTATAAAAACTGGATAAAAACCGGTATTGAGTATGTAGATGGCGTGCAAAATGTAAGTGCTGTGGTTACCCGCGAGGTTTCGGACTGGTCGGTTGTGCCCCGTACCGATAGCCCTAAATCGGTATGGTTAAAATTGCTTCGCAAAGGCGATTATGTGCAGATTCAATACTCGTTTGATAATAAAGATTTTAAAATGCTGCGCCTGGCTTATTTCCCGCCAAAAGTAAAAGCGCAAATTGGTGTGGTAGCCGCAGCGCCGGGCAAAAAAAGCTTTGATGTGGTTTTTGATGATTTTGTGGTAAAGCCGGTAAAATAA
- a CDS encoding Crp/Fnr family transcriptional regulator, giving the protein MNRDALIAFLHGSNLISMSAAKETADHFTYKTIAKNQIQLSEGRICDEYLFLEKGYMRGFAHDIDGNEVTTAFCQAGQLAFEVSSFFNRIRSKENIQALTDCEGWYITYQQLNQLFHASPDFREFGRSVLVKGYTQLKTRMLMQITETAEERYSYLLTNYPQIFQHVPLKHIASFLGITDTSLSRIRKELLKK; this is encoded by the coding sequence ATGAACAGGGACGCACTTATCGCTTTTTTGCATGGCAGCAATCTGATCTCCATGTCGGCAGCTAAAGAAACAGCCGATCATTTTACCTATAAAACCATTGCCAAAAATCAAATTCAGCTTAGCGAGGGAAGAATATGCGATGAATATCTGTTTTTAGAAAAGGGATATATGCGGGGCTTTGCGCACGATATTGATGGCAATGAGGTAACTACGGCCTTTTGCCAGGCAGGGCAGCTGGCATTCGAGGTATCCTCATTTTTTAACCGCATCCGATCAAAAGAGAACATCCAGGCGCTAACAGATTGTGAAGGCTGGTACATTACCTATCAGCAACTGAACCAGCTATTCCATGCCTCACCCGATTTCAGGGAATTTGGCCGTTCGGTATTGGTAAAAGGCTATACACAACTTAAAACCAGGATGCTGATGCAGATCACCGAAACAGCAGAGGAACGTTACAGCTACCTGCTGACCAACTATCCTCAGATTTTTCAGCATGTGCCGTTAAAACATATAGCCTCGTTTCTGGGTATTACAGATACTTCCCTAAGCCGCATCAGGAAAGAACTATTGAAAAAATAA
- a CDS encoding acyltransferase family protein: MSQTPAYLETKSHYKILDGLRGVAAIIVVIFHVFEAYSGTRFKQIINHGYLAVDFFFLLSGFVVAYAYDDRWGKMTQWDFYKRRLIRLQPMVIMGSVIGAIFFYLQAGNFFPLVAATPVWKMLLVMLVGCTMIPLLPSMDIRGWQEMHPLNGPAWSLFFEYVANILYALFIRRFSKTALTILVLISAVLLVRYEIWGPQGDVIGGWTIDKTQLNIGFTRLLYPFFGGILLCRMGKLIHVKWAFTVCSLLLIIVLFIPRVGGEQQLWMNGLYESICIIFIFPLIVSIGAGAELTGNTAVKVCKFFGDISYPIYITHYPLIYWYTAWVVDNKVPMGYGMIWGAVLFVSSVAIAYACLKLYDEPVREWLRKRYLVKKKA, from the coding sequence ATGAGCCAGACTCCTGCTTATCTCGAAACAAAAAGCCATTATAAAATTCTTGACGGATTGCGCGGTGTGGCCGCTATTATTGTTGTAATATTTCATGTTTTTGAAGCCTATTCGGGCACGCGATTCAAACAGATTATTAACCACGGGTACCTCGCTGTCGACTTTTTCTTCTTGCTTTCGGGTTTTGTAGTGGCCTATGCTTATGATGACCGCTGGGGTAAGATGACCCAATGGGATTTTTATAAACGCAGGCTCATCCGCCTGCAGCCGATGGTTATTATGGGATCAGTTATCGGTGCTATATTTTTTTATTTGCAGGCCGGTAACTTTTTTCCGCTTGTTGCTGCTACACCCGTTTGGAAAATGCTTTTGGTGATGCTTGTTGGCTGTACCATGATCCCGCTGTTGCCATCAATGGATATCCGTGGCTGGCAGGAAATGCATCCGCTTAACGGACCGGCATGGTCGTTATTTTTTGAATATGTAGCCAATATTCTGTATGCGCTTTTTATCCGCAGATTTTCAAAAACAGCCCTTACCATATTGGTGCTTATATCGGCTGTTTTATTGGTGCGTTACGAAATCTGGGGCCCACAGGGTGATGTAATAGGCGGATGGACTATTGATAAAACCCAGCTTAATATAGGTTTTACCCGCTTGCTTTATCCATTTTTTGGCGGGATACTACTTTGCCGGATGGGAAAACTTATTCATGTTAAATGGGCTTTTACCGTATGTAGCCTGCTGCTCATTATTGTATTATTCATTCCGCGCGTTGGCGGCGAGCAACAACTTTGGATGAATGGTTTGTACGAATCGATCTGTATAATTTTTATTTTTCCGCTTATAGTTTCCATAGGCGCAGGCGCCGAACTTACCGGCAATACCGCGGTTAAAGTTTGTAAGTTTTTTGGTGATATCTCTTATCCCATCTACATTACCCATTATCCGCTTATATACTGGTATACAGCCTGGGTTGTTGATAACAAGGTGCCAATGGGTTATGGAATGATTTGGGGCGCAGTACTTTTTGTATCGAGCGTTGCCATAGCTTACGCTTGCCTTAAACTGTATGATGAACCGGTGAGGGAATGGTTGAGGAAGCGTTATTTGGTGAAGAAGAAAGCTTAA
- a CDS encoding gliding motility-associated C-terminal domain-containing protein has protein sequence MTNYQIIRAAIMVLCLCMHSFLFGQAPTIIPNNQPIVLKPDASGKYTFKTTGDHPVLVNDLARVINNTDSTTKLRFRPEFFDCSTTGPQTLTLTAASDGLTTTPTPGNIRLTDAAALCFDPSGNLYLGGFSSHLIRKITPDGKITIFAGGPTGTGADVFTGLGGTVGKMPRGGMICDDAGIIYFSDEDTGYIKKLMPDGTVSNFAGPFESPGALAIDKQHNLYVTLPLGFRVDKITPDGKISLLAGSTEGDKDGPGNLARFEYLYDIDVDDAGNVFVGITEFLMETRVKIKKIAPDGTVSTYFDPGKLYRPDVKDPDNAFNAGPTGLRFDRAGNMYIGDAGLLKIIDKYGKAKAVLGSTTLGYADGTGSDVRFGQLGPMDMDLCGNIYLIDETNNLIRKVTLNGTVSTVLGGGSTQLTGDIGYFSCQQSAVNIPVDVHSSPVFTSTYNNLTLQDCANLADYTIAAAIADNCPDAQVKITQSPAPGSPIYNNVPVQVTLTAIDKTGGTAIASFTVTAKYEAAPPGRSVRVSTASSKVCAGMPVTFKADVVNGDAGTTYQWLVNGVNTGPNKDTFTTTDLKDGDLVNCAATTGTGCGIPNIGTDIKVNVVPVPVIMLKANEEILAGNSITLNPTVTGSTIAAYLWAPATGLSDAGAEHPVASPEITTTYKLKVISTDGCEAESNVTVKVIIHIDIPNIFTPNGDGINDVWNIKYLDNYPNATVTVYDRNGGIVFQSKGYPKPWNGTYNGQSVPTGAYYYIIDLKDGSAIRSGNVNVLR, from the coding sequence TTGACTAATTATCAAATAATTAGAGCCGCCATCATGGTGCTATGCCTTTGCATGCACAGCTTTCTTTTTGGCCAGGCACCAACCATTATTCCCAATAATCAACCTATTGTATTAAAACCGGATGCTTCGGGCAAATATACTTTTAAAACCACCGGCGATCATCCTGTGCTGGTTAATGACCTGGCCAGGGTTATTAATAATACCGACTCCACAACCAAATTAAGGTTCAGGCCCGAATTTTTTGATTGCAGTACTACCGGACCGCAAACCCTAACCCTAACCGCGGCAAGCGATGGGCTGACAACAACACCCACCCCTGGCAATATCCGCTTAACCGACGCAGCCGCACTTTGCTTTGATCCTTCGGGTAATTTATACCTGGGCGGATTTTCATCACATCTCATCAGGAAAATTACCCCTGATGGTAAGATTACCATTTTTGCCGGAGGTCCAACCGGCACCGGGGCGGATGTATTTACGGGTTTGGGCGGTACGGTTGGCAAAATGCCCCGGGGCGGGATGATTTGTGATGATGCGGGAATTATCTATTTTTCTGATGAGGATACAGGCTACATAAAAAAATTAATGCCCGATGGTACGGTTTCAAATTTTGCAGGCCCTTTTGAAAGTCCAGGTGCGCTGGCTATTGATAAACAGCATAATTTATATGTTACGTTGCCCCTTGGCTTTCGCGTTGATAAAATAACACCCGATGGTAAAATCAGCCTGCTGGCCGGAAGTACCGAAGGCGATAAGGACGGGCCCGGTAACCTGGCCCGGTTTGAATATTTATATGATATTGACGTAGATGATGCAGGCAATGTTTTTGTAGGTATTACCGAATTTTTGATGGAAACCAGGGTGAAAATAAAGAAAATCGCCCCGGATGGTACCGTTTCCACCTATTTTGATCCGGGTAAGTTATACCGCCCGGATGTTAAAGATCCCGATAACGCATTTAACGCCGGGCCCACCGGCCTGAGGTTTGACAGGGCCGGCAACATGTACATAGGTGATGCCGGCCTGTTAAAAATAATTGATAAATACGGCAAAGCAAAAGCCGTTTTAGGCAGCACAACCCTGGGTTATGCAGATGGCACAGGCAGCGATGTAAGGTTTGGACAATTAGGCCCCATGGATATGGACCTTTGCGGCAATATTTACCTGATTGATGAAACTAATAACCTAATCAGGAAGGTTACCCTTAATGGCACAGTTTCAACCGTATTGGGTGGCGGCAGCACCCAACTTACGGGTGATATAGGGTATTTTAGCTGCCAGCAATCGGCGGTAAATATCCCGGTTGATGTACACAGTTCGCCGGTTTTTACATCAACTTATAATAACCTAACCTTGCAGGATTGCGCCAACCTTGCCGACTATACCATTGCAGCCGCCATTGCTGATAACTGCCCCGATGCACAGGTAAAAATAACGCAAAGCCCCGCGCCGGGTTCGCCCATTTACAATAATGTGCCGGTGCAGGTTACTTTAACCGCTATCGATAAAACGGGAGGCACAGCTATAGCCTCGTTCACGGTTACCGCTAAATACGAAGCGGCTCCTCCCGGCCGGTCGGTTAGGGTTTCAACCGCATCATCTAAAGTATGCGCCGGTATGCCCGTTACTTTTAAAGCCGATGTAGTTAACGGCGACGCCGGCACCACCTATCAATGGCTGGTGAACGGGGTTAATACAGGCCCCAATAAGGATACTTTTACAACAACCGATTTAAAAGATGGCGATTTAGTTAATTGTGCAGCTACAACAGGTACCGGCTGCGGCATTCCCAACATCGGTACAGATATTAAAGTAAATGTTGTACCTGTCCCCGTTATCATGCTTAAAGCCAATGAAGAAATTTTAGCGGGCAATAGTATAACGCTAAACCCAACGGTAACAGGCAGTACCATTGCCGCTTATTTATGGGCGCCTGCCACAGGCCTTAGCGATGCCGGGGCCGAGCACCCGGTAGCAAGCCCGGAGATAACCACCACCTACAAACTTAAAGTAATATCAACAGATGGTTGCGAAGCCGAAAGCAATGTAACCGTAAAAGTGATAATCCATATCGACATCCCCAACATATTTACTCCCAACGGCGATGGCATTAACGATGTGTGGAATATTAAATACCTGGATAATTATCCAAACGCAACGGTTACAGTATATGATCGTAACGGCGGAATTGTATTTCAATCAAAAGGCTATCCTAAACCCTGGAATGGTACTTACAACGGCCAATCTGTACCCACAGGGGCATATTATTACATTATTGATCTGAAGGACGGCAGCGCCATCCGCAGCGGCAATGTGAATGTTTTGCGATAA
- a CDS encoding C40 family peptidase, which translates to MHFAVGPKLLLIAFLSFSKPVKPAAHHVSKKYKANKTAKAHRHTRVRHHYAEVEANYNTGEITPAELVEFAQTLKGTRYCYGSTNPERGFDCSGFVNYVFTHFGISIPRSSSDFAPVKGIDISEARFGDLILFTGTRSHNYHSAGHIGIVISQPGEPLVFIHSTSGAENGVTETAMNDLYQRRYIKTIRVFKDEAPAVEEETTAEATEMVAR; encoded by the coding sequence ATGCATTTTGCAGTTGGCCCCAAACTCCTTCTTATTGCTTTTTTATCATTTTCGAAGCCGGTAAAACCTGCCGCGCATCACGTATCCAAAAAATATAAAGCTAATAAAACAGCAAAGGCACACAGGCATACACGCGTGAGGCATCATTATGCCGAGGTTGAAGCCAATTATAATACCGGTGAAATTACGCCGGCCGAATTGGTTGAATTTGCACAAACGCTTAAAGGTACCAGGTATTGCTACGGTTCAACCAACCCGGAGCGGGGTTTTGATTGCTCGGGTTTTGTAAATTATGTTTTTACCCACTTTGGTATTTCCATCCCGCGCAGTTCATCAGATTTTGCACCCGTAAAGGGCATCGATATCAGTGAAGCCCGCTTTGGCGATCTGATTTTGTTTACCGGCACCCGCAGCCATAATTACCACAGTGCCGGACACATTGGCATTGTGATATCTCAACCCGGCGAACCTTTGGTATTTATCCACTCTACTTCGGGCGCCGAGAATGGCGTTACCGAAACCGCTATGAATGATCTTTACCAGCGCCGTTATATTAAAACTATCCGGGTATTTAAAGATGAAGCCCCTGCCGTAGAGGAAGAAACCACAGCAGAGGCTACCGAAATGGTGGCCCGTTAA
- a CDS encoding Trm112 family protein, with protein sequence MQLKTIKKLCCPFDKSDLDLQVLAKDTKQNIIEGILTCNACNRKYPIVYGVPIMAPDEYRQIQLEQPIVEKWKLEYDIADVKLLP encoded by the coding sequence ATGCAACTCAAAACAATTAAAAAACTTTGCTGCCCTTTTGATAAAAGTGACCTCGACTTACAGGTGCTTGCAAAAGATACCAAACAGAATATTATTGAAGGGATTCTCACCTGTAACGCTTGCAACCGTAAATACCCAATTGTATACGGCGTACCCATTATGGCTCCCGACGAATATCGGCAGATTCAATTAGAGCAACCTATAGTTGAAAAGTGGAAACTGGAGTATGATATAGCGGATGTAAAGCTGTTGCCTTGA
- a CDS encoding thiamine phosphate synthase, translating to MDKPYKINGGVYLVLNPTIDEPILLAKLKSALSGGIKVVQIWNNWQPGADKRALIEKIAAICKPHQVPLLINQDWTLLRDVPALDGIHFDAVPASLLQIKDAVNRPFICGITCSGSLDTVAWAEDNKLDYVSFCSMFPSASAGSCDIVTPLTVTRARVLTPMPFFVAGGITPQNLIGLKKLTPFDGIAVISGIMSADNPEQQVKQFKAALSADTTQHATQNN from the coding sequence ATGGATAAACCTTATAAAATTAATGGTGGCGTTTACCTTGTGTTAAATCCTACCATTGACGAGCCTATACTATTAGCTAAGTTAAAATCAGCTTTATCAGGTGGGATTAAAGTGGTTCAGATCTGGAATAATTGGCAACCGGGGGCCGATAAGCGGGCGCTGATAGAAAAGATAGCAGCTATATGTAAACCGCACCAGGTACCTTTGCTTATTAACCAGGATTGGACCTTGCTTCGCGATGTTCCGGCTTTGGATGGCATCCATTTCGATGCTGTTCCGGCTTCGTTACTCCAAATAAAAGATGCGGTGAACCGGCCGTTTATATGTGGTATTACCTGCTCCGGCAGCCTCGATACGGTGGCCTGGGCCGAAGACAACAAACTCGATTATGTATCCTTTTGCTCCATGTTCCCCTCGGCATCGGCAGGCAGTTGTGATATCGTTACGCCGCTTACCGTAACCCGGGCCAGGGTACTCACCCCGATGCCCTTTTTTGTAGCCGGCGGCATCACGCCACAAAATCTCATCGGCTTAAAAAAGCTAACCCCCTTTGATGGCATTGCTGTAATATCAGGCATTATGAGTGCCGACAACCCCGAACAACAAGTTAAACAATTTAAAGCCGCGCTAAGCGCCGACACTACCCAACATGCAACTCAAAACAATTAA
- a CDS encoding AIR synthase family protein, translating to MSLSGKITGEGFEHIILPRRGRQRNEVLSGPAFGVDVSVINLPGGLGLALTSDPLSLIPSLGLQESAWLSVHLMANDMATTGFAPQYAQMVLNLPPGLSEHDFIIYWDHIHRYCDEIGVAITGGHTGSIEGQNSTIAGGGTMLLTAPVNDILLSKNARPGDVIIVTKQCAMSSAAILAMSFPETVKNKLGTDIYNRGCELFYQTSSLKDGLTAADVEKRFNKVTAMHDVTEGGVLGAVYEMAIASGNGVTIDSGLLPIGEVQSQICQLFNIDPRYCIGAGAMVIAVKEEWSRNVMQRLNENNIPATVIGHFTEKQKGCTLIENGREKPLPYFSKDPYWDAFFNAYKNGWK from the coding sequence ATGTCATTATCAGGAAAAATAACCGGCGAGGGCTTTGAGCACATCATCCTGCCCCGCCGGGGGCGGCAGCGTAACGAAGTTTTAAGTGGCCCGGCCTTCGGTGTTGATGTATCCGTAATAAACCTGCCCGGCGGCCTGGGGCTGGCCCTTACCAGCGATCCGCTTTCACTTATCCCATCGTTGGGTTTGCAGGAATCGGCCTGGCTTTCGGTGCATTTAATGGCCAATGATATGGCTACTACCGGTTTTGCGCCACAATACGCACAAATGGTATTAAACCTGCCACCGGGTTTAAGCGAGCATGATTTTATAATATACTGGGACCACATCCACCGTTATTGCGATGAGATTGGTGTGGCCATTACCGGCGGGCATACCGGCAGTATTGAAGGGCAAAACTCAACCATTGCGGGCGGCGGCACCATGCTGCTTACTGCGCCGGTTAACGATATTTTGCTGAGTAAAAATGCCCGCCCGGGTGATGTAATAATTGTTACCAAACAATGCGCCATGTCATCGGCGGCCATACTGGCTATGAGTTTTCCCGAAACAGTTAAAAACAAGTTAGGAACTGATATTTATAACCGGGGCTGTGAGCTGTTTTATCAAACATCGTCGTTAAAAGACGGCCTCACTGCTGCCGATGTAGAAAAACGTTTTAATAAAGTAACGGCCATGCATGATGTTACCGAAGGAGGCGTGCTGGGCGCGGTTTATGAAATGGCCATAGCATCGGGCAATGGCGTAACTATAGATAGCGGCTTACTGCCCATAGGTGAGGTACAAAGTCAGATTTGCCAGTTGTTCAATATCGATCCGCGTTATTGCATCGGTGCAGGCGCCATGGTCATCGCCGTAAAAGAAGAATGGAGCCGAAACGTAATGCAACGCTTAAATGAAAATAACATACCTGCCACTGTTATCGGCCATTTTACCGAAAAACAAAAAGGCTGTACGCTGATAGAAAACGGCCGGGAAAAACCCCTGCCTTACTTTAGTAAAGACCCTTATTGGGACGCTTTTTTTAACGCATACAAAAACGGATGGAAATAA
- a CDS encoding class I SAM-dependent methyltransferase: METQNNFGLVTKSLSNWQGRKEWFFNREHTDTYEQWYEGRYKRAEVWQKKVMTQLLATDTRVKELLEFGCGTTRFTRWWHEIGIDATGGDLSPFMLGQAVHLFKGDLVNADSHFMPFKDDTFDAVAFITTFEYYRDPVQVIREAARVSRHGIAFGMMNRNSPKVLRRRVQQMFGKNPFYVTATFYTPAMLTKIIHEALKGRRYSLEWTCTGLPAWFPVQQWSVPAGDFFGLYVKFLD; the protein is encoded by the coding sequence ATGGAAACCCAAAACAACTTTGGCCTGGTAACCAAAAGCCTCAGTAACTGGCAGGGGCGCAAAGAGTGGTTTTTTAACCGCGAACACACCGATACCTACGAGCAATGGTACGAAGGCCGCTACAAACGCGCCGAAGTATGGCAAAAAAAGGTAATGACCCAATTACTGGCCACCGATACGCGCGTTAAAGAACTACTGGAGTTTGGCTGCGGCACCACCCGGTTTACCCGTTGGTGGCACGAAATTGGCATCGACGCCACCGGCGGCGATCTCTCGCCTTTTATGCTTGGCCAGGCGGTGCATCTTTTTAAAGGCGATTTGGTAAACGCCGATTCGCACTTTATGCCTTTTAAGGATGATACTTTTGATGCCGTTGCCTTTATTACCACGTTTGAGTATTACCGCGACCCGGTACAGGTGATCCGCGAGGCGGCACGTGTGAGCAGGCACGGTATTGCTTTCGGGATGATGAACCGCAACTCGCCCAAGGTGCTACGCCGCCGGGTACAGCAGATGTTTGGCAAAAACCCGTTTTACGTTACTGCCACTTTTTATACCCCGGCCATGCTTACCAAAATAATTCACGAAGCGTTAAAAGGCCGCAGGTACAGCCTGGAGTGGACCTGCACCGGCCTACCCGCATGGTTCCCGGTGCAGCAATGGAGTGTGCCTGCCGGCGATTTTTTTGGCCTGTATGTTAAATTTCTTGATTAA
- a CDS encoding DUF1330 domain-containing protein, which yields MNTYMIFSFDVADAEQFAPYGKAVMPVILKHHAEVLVADFGGKNLEGESRGTYAILKFRSEEEAMAFYNDPEYAPLKKLRMETTVNSTITLTKEFVRPA from the coding sequence ATGAACACTTATATGATATTCAGCTTTGATGTAGCTGATGCTGAACAATTTGCGCCTTATGGCAAAGCCGTTATGCCTGTAATACTTAAACACCATGCCGAAGTGCTGGTAGCCGACTTCGGTGGTAAAAACCTGGAAGGCGAAAGCCGCGGCACCTATGCGATATTGAAGTTTCGGTCGGAAGAAGAAGCGATGGCTTTTTATAACGACCCGGAGTATGCCCCGCTTAAAAAACTGCGGATGGAAACAACGGTAAACAGCACCATTACGCTAACCAAAGAGTTTGTAAGGCCCGCCTGA
- a CDS encoding nuclear transport factor 2 family protein: MKTAKELLLGYLENVNNPDIAIELFADDAVFELPYLASLGLPWQWKGREVIYNFLKNLSKTFGNFHFQNIRIHIDTPEQAFGEYDVDAIANSTGRPYPQTYMGRVVAENGKIKLIREALDMALVAKAMFPDGLAHLA; the protein is encoded by the coding sequence ATGAAAACCGCTAAAGAATTATTACTTGGTTACCTCGAAAACGTGAATAACCCCGATATAGCTATCGAACTTTTTGCCGATGATGCCGTATTTGAACTCCCTTACCTGGCAAGCTTAGGTTTACCCTGGCAATGGAAAGGCCGCGAGGTGATCTACAATTTCCTCAAAAACCTGTCTAAAACGTTCGGCAATTTCCACTTTCAAAATATCCGTATCCATATTGATACTCCTGAACAGGCTTTTGGCGAATATGATGTGGATGCCATAGCCAACTCAACCGGCAGGCCTTATCCGCAAACTTATATGGGCCGTGTTGTCGCCGAAAACGGGAAGATCAAACTGATCCGCGAAGCTTTGGATATGGCTTTAGTAGCAAAAGCCATGTTTCCGGATGGGTTAGCACATTTAGCTTAA